AAGTTTTTGAAAATCATTGATCGCAAAAAAGAAATGTTCAAGACTTCTGGTGGAAAATATATTGTACCGCAACAAATCGAGAAATTATTGTCAGAATCTATTTTTATTGAACAAATAATGGTGGTTGGAGAAGGACGAAAATTTCCTTCAGCTTTAATTGTTCCGTTGTACGAGAATTGTTTAGAATGGGCTAAACAAAATGAACCTTCTATTCTAAATTTATCACGAGAAGAATTTATAAAACATCCTAAAATTCAGGAATTGCTTGCAAACGAAATCAATAAATTAAATGTCAATTTTGGTAATTGGGAAAAAATCAAAAAATTTCATTTACTTCCCTACGAATTTACGATTGAAGCAGGTGAATTAACACCAACCTTGAAAATGAAACGTAAAGTAATTTTAGAAAAATATAAAACAGAAATAGAAGATATATATCAATAAAATAATTGATTTAATGTAAAATAATTAAGCGAGATTCATTCTGAATCTCGCTTTTTTCGTGAAATTGGACTGTTTTTTGAAAATTTTACACCAAATTTGCATTCTTTTTACAAAGTTTTATAACGATGAATAATCCTACAAGAATTTTTGATTTAGCGTATCAACAACAAAAGCTTTATCCAAATCATCATATGTTTTCGACGAAGATTAATGGTGAATGGCAATTTACAAAACCAGCTGAATTTATAGCTCATACAAGAGAAATTTCGAAAGGATTATTAGCATTAGGAATTAAGCCTGGAGATAGAGTAGGATTGGTTTGTGAAAGTAGATACGAATGGCATGTGGTAGATTTTGCAATTCAGCAAATTGGTGCTGTGGTTGTGGCAATCTATCCAAATATAACAGATTCTGAGTATCAATTTATTTTCAACGATGCTGAGATTCAATTGTGTATTGTAAGTAACAAAAATTTGTATGAGCGCATCAATAATATGTTTGAAAGCATTTATAGTTTAGAATATATTTTTGCGATAAATGATTTTCCAGATTCCAGAAATTGGGCAGAACTAAAAGAAATTGGGAAAAATATTACAGATGAATATGTAAATAATCTTAGTTCTACGGTACGAAGTTCAGATTTAGCAACTCTAATTTATACTTCTGGTACAACAGGAAAACCAAAAGGAGTGATGTTGTCGCATAATAATTTGGTTTCTAACTTTATAGCAGCTAAAGAAATTGTAGTTTTGGAAGAAGGAACAAGAGGATTGACTTTTTTACCTCCTTGTCATACTTACGAGAGAACCGTAATTTATACCTATTTATACATTGGTGTAACCGTTTATTTTGCAGAAGGTCTTGATAAAATTGGTGATAACATCAACGAAGTAAAACCGCATATAATGACTGCCGTTCCTCGTATTATGGAAAAAGTGTACGAAAAAATTCTAAAAACAGGTAGTGCTTTAACAGGTAAAAAACGAAAAGTATTCGATTGGGCAATAGAAATTGCAGCCAATTATGAGCCAGATTCAACGAAACGTTCTTTTGTTTATAATATAAAATTAGCTTTAGCGCGCAAGTTAGTTTTAAATAAGTTTTACGAAGCATTAGGAGGAAATTTTAAGTATATTATTTCAGGAAGTGCTTCTCTACAAGGTAAAATTGCGCGTGTTTTTATGGCAGCTGGATTACCTTTTTTCGAAGGTTACGGGATGACGGAAACTTCACCATTAATTACAGTAAATAATCCACATAAATTAGGGGTTCGTATCGGAACTGTTGGTTCGCCTATCAAAGATGTTAAGGTAAAATTAGCAGAAGATGGCGAAATTTTAGTTCAAGGTCCTAATGTGATGATGGGGTATTATAAAAATCAAAAAGCGACGGATGAAGTTATTATTGATGGATGGATGCATACAGGAGATATCGGCGTTTGGGAAGAAGGCGAAGGTCATTTCTTAAAAATTATAGACCGTAAAAAAGAAATGTTCAAAATTTCTGGAGGCAAATATGTTGTTCCGCAACCAATAGAAACGAAGCTTGTTGAGTCTGAATTTATCGAGCAAGCAATGGTTATCGGTGATGCACAAAAATTTGCATCAGCTTTTATCGTACCTAATTATACAAATCTAAAAGAGTGGGCAAAGGAGAATGCAGCAGAAATAGTTGCGTTGTCTCGTGAAGAATTTATAGCAACTAATGAAGTTCACAAAAAAATAAATCAAGAAGTACGTAAAGCAAATCAGTATTTTGGAAACTGGGAACAAATCAAAAAACCTGCAATACTAACACATGAATTTACAATAGAAGCTGGTGAATTAACACCAACTTTAAAAATGAAAAGAAAAGTTATTTTAAAGAAATTTCAGAAAGAATTCGATGAAATTTATAAATAATTTGAATCCCTTAATTCTAACTAAATTAAGGGATTTTAATTTTAAACAATTTCAATCATAATTTTTTGAAAAAGTCATCATTTTAAGTTACTTTCGACGAATACTTTTCAAAACTACAAAACTATAAATGCGCTATGGAAGTAACCAGAATTTTTGATTTACCAAAACGACAGTTGGAGAAGTTCCCTGATTTATCCATGTTTGTTAGCAAGCAAGACGGAGAATGGAAACCAATGTCGACTAAATCTTTTTTGGATCGTGTAAATCAAATCTCGAAAGGTTTGATTGCTTGTGGAGTTCAAGCAGGTGATAAAGTTGGTTTAATCTCAGAAAATCGTGTCGAATGGAATATGATAGACTACGCTATACAACAAATTGGCGCTGTTGTGGTGGCAATTTATCCCAATATTTCAGATAACGATTATGAATATATTTTCAAAGATTCTTCAATAAAATTATGTTTTACAAGTAATCAGGATTTATATACTCGGATAAATTACCTCAAAACATCATTGCCATCTTTAGAACAATTGTATTCGATTGATGAAGTTGAACATGCAACGAGTTGGAATATTTTAATCGAAAAAGGGCAATTGATTGATTTATCAGAAGTAGAAAAAAGAGCAGCTCAAGTAAAACACGAAGATTTAGCCTTTCTAATTTATACATCTGGTACAACTGGAAAACCGAAAGGTGTCATGTTATCGCACAAAAATATTATTGCTGATGTTATAGCGTGTGAATATTCTACACCACTAAATCCTTATGATCGTGCATTAACGTTTTTGCCAGCTTGTCATGCCTACGAACGTACCTTACAGTATTTGTATGTCTACATGGGCCTTTCTATTCATTTCGCTGAATCAATGGATAAAATCGGGGAAAATTTAAAAGAGATTAAACCTCATATTATGACAGCAGTTCCTCGTGTTATAGAGAAAGTATATGAAAAGATTATGACAACTGGAGCGCAATTAACAGGTTTCAAAAAATCTATTTTCGATTGGGCTGTAAAAATTGGTAATGAGTATGTTTTAGAAGCAGATCAACGCTCAACATTGTATAATATCAAATTAGCAATTGCGCGTAAATTGGTTTTACATAAGTGGTACGAAGGGCTTGGCGGAGAATTGAAAGCAATTGTAACTGGTAGTGCAGCAATTCAACAACGAATAGTTCGCGTATTTTTGGCAGCAGAAATTCCTATATACGAAGGTTATGGCTTAAC
This portion of the Empedobacter stercoris genome encodes:
- a CDS encoding AMP-dependent synthetase/ligase; protein product: MNNPTRIFDLAYQQQKLYPNHHMFSTKINGEWQFTKPAEFIAHTREISKGLLALGIKPGDRVGLVCESRYEWHVVDFAIQQIGAVVVAIYPNITDSEYQFIFNDAEIQLCIVSNKNLYERINNMFESIYSLEYIFAINDFPDSRNWAELKEIGKNITDEYVNNLSSTVRSSDLATLIYTSGTTGKPKGVMLSHNNLVSNFIAAKEIVVLEEGTRGLTFLPPCHTYERTVIYTYLYIGVTVYFAEGLDKIGDNINEVKPHIMTAVPRIMEKVYEKILKTGSALTGKKRKVFDWAIEIAANYEPDSTKRSFVYNIKLALARKLVLNKFYEALGGNFKYIISGSASLQGKIARVFMAAGLPFFEGYGMTETSPLITVNNPHKLGVRIGTVGSPIKDVKVKLAEDGEILVQGPNVMMGYYKNQKATDEVIIDGWMHTGDIGVWEEGEGHFLKIIDRKKEMFKISGGKYVVPQPIETKLVESEFIEQAMVIGDAQKFASAFIVPNYTNLKEWAKENAAEIVALSREEFIATNEVHKKINQEVRKANQYFGNWEQIKKPAILTHEFTIEAGELTPTLKMKRKVILKKFQKEFDEIYK
- a CDS encoding AMP-dependent synthetase/ligase: MEVTRIFDLPKRQLEKFPDLSMFVSKQDGEWKPMSTKSFLDRVNQISKGLIACGVQAGDKVGLISENRVEWNMIDYAIQQIGAVVVAIYPNISDNDYEYIFKDSSIKLCFTSNQDLYTRINYLKTSLPSLEQLYSIDEVEHATSWNILIEKGQLIDLSEVEKRAAQVKHEDLAFLIYTSGTTGKPKGVMLSHKNIIADVIACEYSTPLNPYDRALTFLPACHAYERTLQYLYVYMGLSIHFAESMDKIGENLKEIKPHIMTAVPRVIEKVYEKIMTTGAQLTGFKKSIFDWAVKIGNEYVLEADQRSTLYNIKLAIARKLVLHKWYEGLGGELKAIVTGSAAIQQRIVRVFLAAEIPIYEGYGLTEASPVIAVNCFRRGKKIGTVGPPLKDVEIKLADDGEILVHGDIVMMGYYNLPKQTAEVIKDGWLHTGDIGEWVDHKFLKIVDRKKEMYKTSGGKYIVPQQIEMKMVESPFIEQLMVVGEGEKFPGAFVVPNYPNLLNWAKSNAPEIVNLSHDEFQKSKAVQKKIEDEINNLNTNFGHWEQIKKISIIPNELTIEGGELTPTLKFKRKIILEKYKKEYHEIFG